The following are encoded together in the Paludisphaera mucosa genome:
- a CDS encoding ISAs1 family transposase encodes MDDRRPLRLHDFLAEVPDPRERSGRRHPLAAILAHACCAILCGCRGYAAIAQWGRDQPIGLMHRLGYLRRPPSYGAVREVFLRLDADAFEAAVARWVDHVLPDVDPDGLRAVAIDGKASRGSRRGAAPAVHLLAALDQATGCVLAQARVPAETNEHKTALRLLKGLALEGRVVTGDAAFCQRDLSRRVVEAGGHFLWKVDANQPTLLADVAAACEPPVSPLRPAAGRRRAR; translated from the coding sequence ATGGACGACCGACGCCCGCTGCGCCTGCACGACTTCCTGGCCGAGGTCCCCGACCCGCGCGAGCGGTCGGGGCGGCGGCATCCCCTGGCCGCGATCCTCGCCCACGCGTGCTGCGCGATCCTCTGCGGCTGCCGCGGCTACGCGGCGATCGCGCAGTGGGGCCGCGACCAGCCCATCGGGCTGATGCACCGCCTGGGCTATCTGCGTCGGCCCCCCTCCTACGGCGCCGTCCGCGAGGTCTTCCTCCGGCTCGACGCCGACGCCTTCGAGGCGGCCGTCGCCCGCTGGGTCGACCACGTCCTGCCCGACGTCGACCCCGACGGCCTGCGGGCCGTGGCGATCGACGGCAAGGCCTCGCGAGGGAGCCGTCGGGGCGCCGCCCCGGCGGTCCACCTGCTGGCGGCCCTCGACCAGGCCACCGGCTGCGTCCTCGCCCAGGCCCGCGTCCCGGCCGAGACCAACGAGCACAAGACGGCCCTGCGACTGCTGAAGGGGCTGGCCCTGGAGGGCCGCGTCGTCACCGGCGACGCCGCCTTCTGCCAACGCGACCTCAGCCGCCGGGTCGTCGAGGCCGGGGGCCACTTCCTCTGGAAGGTCGACGCCAACCAGCCGACCCTCCTGGCGGACGTCGCGGCGGCCTGCGAGCCGCCGGTTTCCCCCCTACGCCCGGCGGCGGGCCGCCGCCGAGCGCGATGA